A single window of Pseudoduganella plicata DNA harbors:
- a CDS encoding putative bifunctional diguanylate cyclase/phosphodiesterase — MAVEDSAYEALIQFLYRTPIGLVQTTLDGTIEMLNPMSSQLLMPLARETGLENLFAVFDPVVPRLRVMVTAFAPASGVVCEGLRVDLDGTDGAQVLSLSVLKLDDARLMVAVTDITLETQREQERMAHRLSSEARTDALTRMPNRSAVLEQLRLIQGAQQPDDGSGFAVLFMNCDRFRQVNDALGQSAGDQLLIMIADRIRTVLRPPSDRIGLGGQLAARVGGDEFIVVLDGLRRPEDAESVAARLIGAIGRGYTVQGHDVVCNVSVGIAWGGAAPQEPDELLRDASIAMVEAKRTGGGRHVRFAQAMRERAARRSDIEADLRLALQENQLFVMYQPVVALRADGSTDYSAGVEALVRWQHPVRGVVPPFEFIGIAEECGLIGALGDFVLEQACQDFRGWQRTLGDAAPRLLAVNLSRAQLGQPGWSATVARILTEADVSPHHLQLEVTESLAAQDAQIQQRLHELKALGLTLALDDFGTGYSSLASLHLLPVDTVKIDRSFVSQSESSEHHRVLIEATVKVAQSLGMSTVAEGIETVAQAEVVRALRCDKGQGYLYSKPLTSDALVKWLDEHRTGD, encoded by the coding sequence ATGGCCGTTGAAGACAGCGCCTACGAGGCCCTGATCCAGTTCCTTTACCGCACCCCGATCGGGCTGGTGCAGACGACGCTCGACGGCACTATCGAGATGCTGAACCCGATGTCGTCGCAGCTGCTGATGCCGCTGGCGCGCGAGACAGGACTGGAAAACCTCTTTGCCGTCTTCGATCCCGTCGTGCCGCGCCTGCGCGTCATGGTGACGGCGTTTGCACCGGCCTCCGGCGTTGTTTGCGAAGGGCTGCGCGTGGATCTGGACGGCACCGACGGCGCCCAGGTGCTGTCCTTGAGCGTGCTCAAACTCGATGACGCGCGGCTGATGGTGGCCGTTACCGACATCACGCTGGAGACGCAGCGCGAGCAGGAGCGCATGGCGCATCGCCTGTCCAGCGAGGCGCGCACCGATGCGCTGACGCGTATGCCGAACCGCAGCGCCGTGCTGGAGCAACTGCGCCTGATCCAGGGGGCGCAGCAGCCCGACGACGGCAGCGGCTTCGCGGTGCTGTTCATGAACTGCGACCGCTTCCGCCAGGTCAACGACGCGCTGGGCCAGAGTGCCGGCGACCAGCTGCTGATCATGATCGCCGACCGCATCCGCACCGTGCTGCGTCCGCCCAGCGACCGCATCGGCCTTGGCGGCCAACTGGCCGCGCGCGTGGGCGGCGACGAATTCATCGTCGTGCTGGACGGCCTGCGCCGCCCGGAGGACGCGGAAAGCGTGGCGGCACGCCTGATCGGCGCCATCGGCCGGGGCTATACGGTGCAGGGACACGACGTGGTCTGCAACGTCAGTGTCGGCATCGCGTGGGGCGGCGCCGCGCCGCAGGAACCGGACGAACTGCTGCGCGATGCCAGTATCGCCATGGTGGAAGCCAAGCGCACGGGCGGCGGCCGGCACGTGCGTTTTGCCCAGGCGATGCGTGAACGGGCCGCACGGCGCAGCGATATCGAGGCCGACCTGCGCCTTGCCCTGCAGGAAAACCAGCTCTTTGTGATGTACCAGCCCGTGGTGGCACTGCGCGCCGACGGCAGCACCGACTATTCGGCCGGCGTCGAGGCGCTGGTGCGCTGGCAGCACCCGGTGCGCGGCGTCGTACCGCCGTTCGAATTCATCGGCATCGCCGAGGAGTGCGGCCTGATCGGCGCGCTGGGCGACTTCGTGCTGGAGCAGGCGTGCCAGGACTTCCGCGGGTGGCAGCGGACACTGGGAGACGCCGCACCGCGTCTGCTGGCCGTCAACCTGTCGCGGGCGCAGCTGGGCCAGCCCGGCTGGAGCGCGACCGTCGCCCGCATCCTGACCGAGGCGGACGTATCGCCGCACCACCTTCAGCTGGAAGTGACGGAAAGCCTGGCCGCGCAGGACGCGCAGATCCAGCAGCGCCTGCACGAGCTGAAGGCGCTGGGTCTGACGCTGGCGCTGGACGATTTCGGCACGGGTTACTCCTCGCTTGCCAGCCTGCACCTCCTGCCCGTCGACACGGTCAAGATCGACCGCTCGTTCGTCAGCCAGAGCGAGAGCAGCGAGCACCATCGGGTACTGATCGAGGCGACGGTGAAGGTGGCGCAAAGCCTGGGCATGAGCACCGTGGCCGAAGGCATCGAGACGGTGGCGCAGGCCGAAGTCGTGCGCGCATTGCGCTGCGATAAAGGGCAGGGCTACCTGTACAGCAAGCCGCTGACGTCCGACGCGCTGGTCAAGTGGCTCGACGAGCACCGAACGGGCGACTGA
- a CDS encoding Rhs element Vgr protein, translated as MPHPSPPPWSRPIAIVTRTLSPGEIHWCRRLFGGAIDYERVRVHGGSYFWFGLQRRHVAVAPDGEIWFNPEDFSADFSREHAWRLLWFIHEMTHVWQYQLGYPVKWRGALRIGLPYAYELAPHRRLGDFNMEAQGDLLADYFALRFLLAPGAMRQRRYGDALALYDCVLQDFLRAPGDRANLPRSAFSRPFGARRAT; from the coding sequence TTGCCACATCCATCGCCACCGCCCTGGAGTAGACCCATCGCCATCGTCACGCGCACACTGAGCCCCGGCGAAATCCACTGGTGCCGGCGCCTGTTCGGCGGCGCCATCGATTACGAGCGGGTGCGCGTCCACGGCGGCAGCTATTTCTGGTTCGGCCTGCAGCGGCGCCACGTGGCCGTCGCCCCGGACGGCGAGATCTGGTTCAACCCGGAAGACTTCAGCGCGGATTTCTCGCGCGAGCATGCGTGGCGGCTGCTGTGGTTCATCCACGAGATGACGCACGTGTGGCAGTACCAGCTGGGTTATCCCGTCAAATGGCGCGGCGCGCTGCGCATCGGCTTGCCGTATGCGTACGAGCTGGCGCCGCACAGGCGGCTGGGCGACTTCAATATGGAGGCGCAGGGCGACCTGCTGGCCGATTATTTTGCGCTGCGCTTCCTGCTCGCCCCGGGGGCGATGCGCCAGCGCCGCTACGGCGACGCGCTGGCGCTGTACGACTGCGTGCTGCAGGACTTCCTGCGCGCACCGGGCGACCGTGCGAACCTGCCCCGTTCCGCCTTCAGTCGCCCGTTCGGTGCTCGTCGAGCCACTTGA
- a CDS encoding alpha/beta fold hydrolase, whose product MERAGCAAGEYVALRRRRSAGLRQGPFPTAAQQQRFSLAHEVEAVLAALADEIAPDEPFHLVGHSYGGATALRLARRLLDTGRILSLTLFEPVAFHLLAPGDHARIDIEKIIACIEAAATPRDGAAAFIDYWNGPGAFAALPVPMQERFTAQIAKVRLDFVALMSEPATLADMAALDIPTLVLFGAQGPMSTRTVAEELAAALPRAALHRTPGGHMAPITHAADVNRAIAAFIATSIATALE is encoded by the coding sequence GTGGAACGCGCTGGCTGCGCAGCAGGAGAGTACGTTGCGCTGCGTCGCCGTCGATCTGCTGGGCTACGGCAAGGCCCGTTCCCGACGGCCGCGCAGCAGCAGCGCTTCTCGCTGGCGCATGAAGTGGAGGCAGTACTGGCCGCGCTGGCGGATGAGATCGCGCCGGACGAACCGTTCCACCTGGTCGGCCACTCGTATGGCGGCGCCACGGCGCTGCGCCTGGCGCGCCGGCTGCTTGATACCGGGCGTATCCTGTCGCTGACGTTGTTCGAGCCGGTGGCGTTTCACCTGCTGGCGCCAGGCGACCATGCCCGTATCGACATCGAAAAAATCATCGCCTGCATCGAGGCGGCGGCCACGCCCCGCGACGGCGCCGCCGCGTTCATCGATTACTGGAACGGTCCCGGCGCGTTTGCCGCACTGCCCGTCCCGATGCAGGAGCGCTTCACCGCGCAAATCGCCAAGGTGCGGCTGGATTTCGTTGCGCTGATGTCGGAACCTGCCACCTTGGCCGACATGGCGGCGCTGGACATTCCGACGCTCGTGCTGTTCGGCGCGCAGGGGCCGATGTCGACCCGCACGGTCGCCGAGGAACTGGCCGCCGCCCTGCCCCGCGCGGCCTTGCACCGCACACCGGGCGGCCACATGGCGCCGATCACGCACGCGGCGGACGTCAATCGCGCCATCGCCGCGTTCATTGCCACATCCATCGCCACCGCCCTGGAGTAG
- a CDS encoding PEP-CTERM sorting domain-containing protein, with translation MRDYTQMQSVTFGIDVLANSVWFFNREVTRDLVIELRDYDNQANGLPYTSVWAKVGTLDAGKTGWQHLSVTIDDTSVLGLPSGWGGYGAEDAQGNPFLPSDRTFASVLAGVDEVAFTTLVPGFVYGFTYFDVAVDNISISPVPEPAQGGMLLAGLAGMAALARRRARR, from the coding sequence GTGCGCGACTACACGCAGATGCAGAGCGTGACGTTCGGCATCGACGTACTGGCCAACAGTGTCTGGTTCTTCAACCGGGAAGTCACGCGCGATCTCGTCATCGAACTGCGCGACTACGACAACCAGGCCAACGGACTGCCCTACACGAGCGTCTGGGCCAAGGTCGGCACGCTGGACGCCGGCAAGACGGGCTGGCAACACCTGTCGGTGACGATCGACGACACGTCCGTACTGGGCCTGCCATCCGGCTGGGGCGGCTATGGGGCCGAGGATGCGCAAGGCAATCCGTTCCTGCCGTCCGACCGCACGTTTGCCAGCGTACTGGCCGGGGTGGACGAAGTGGCCTTCACCACCCTCGTGCCGGGCTTCGTGTACGGGTTCACCTATTTCGACGTGGCCGTCGACAATATCAGCATCAGCCCCGTGCCGGAGCCGGCGCAAGGCGGCATGCTGCTGGCTGGGCTGGCGGGCATGGCCGCGCTGGCACGGCGTCGCGCCCGCCGGTGA
- a CDS encoding OBAP family protein has protein sequence MSPILIRLSGAALLTTALSCHAQHDSPPSVGPAGAPKSTKTQALEVGARVLQSAAPMRGFDIYLVGFHPMKDEPEKQMEAHHYCHQRNEDFAQCILFDGNTADANMNGIEYIISEKAFALLPAAERKYWHPHNGEILSGQLVAPGIPEAAEKSLMKTKMNSYGKTWHTWNTGHEGHTGEALPLGDAKLAWSFSRDGEALPALAQKRDRKLGTDTAKKRRDRTDLRALARPQSGVDALNGKFARPTTPIPGVADVAAQPAK, from the coding sequence ATGTCCCCCATCCTGATCCGTCTGTCCGGCGCGGCGTTGTTGACCACCGCCCTGAGCTGCCATGCCCAGCACGATTCACCACCGTCCGTCGGTCCCGCCGGCGCGCCCAAGAGCACGAAGACGCAGGCGCTGGAAGTGGGCGCACGCGTGCTGCAGAGCGCGGCGCCGATGCGCGGTTTCGACATCTATCTGGTCGGCTTCCATCCCATGAAGGACGAGCCGGAAAAACAGATGGAAGCACACCACTACTGCCACCAGCGCAACGAGGATTTCGCCCAGTGCATCCTGTTCGACGGCAACACGGCCGATGCGAACATGAACGGCATCGAATACATCATCTCGGAAAAGGCGTTCGCGCTGCTGCCGGCAGCGGAACGCAAATACTGGCACCCGCACAACGGCGAAATCCTGTCCGGCCAACTGGTCGCGCCGGGGATACCGGAGGCGGCCGAGAAGTCGCTGATGAAAACCAAGATGAACAGCTACGGCAAGACGTGGCACACGTGGAACACCGGCCACGAAGGCCACACCGGCGAGGCATTGCCGCTGGGCGACGCGAAGCTGGCGTGGTCGTTCAGCCGCGACGGCGAAGCCCTGCCGGCGCTGGCACAGAAGCGCGATCGCAAGCTGGGCACCGATACGGCAAAGAAACGGCGTGACCGTACCGACCTGCGCGCACTGGCCCGGCCCCAGTCCGGCGTCGACGCGCTCAACGGCAAGTTCGCACGGCCGACGACGCCCATCCCTGGCGTGGCGGACGTGGCGGCCCAGCCGGCAAAATAG
- the gluQRS gene encoding tRNA glutamyl-Q(34) synthetase GluQRS translates to MTAPAPYIGRFAPSPTGPLHLGSLVAAMASYLDAKAHGGRWLVRIEDVDRDRNVAGADEHILASLRRCGMFWDGEVTWQTRREALYDAALAQLADHIYPCGCSRREILDSQTRLAGSGHGNAALVYPGTCRAGLAPGKVPRALRLRTPAGEAHVIGFTDRWHGPVSQDITAEVGDFVIRRADGFWAYQLAVVVDDGAQGITDIVRGADLLDSTPRQLYLQDLLGLPHPRYLHVPVVVNADGEKLSKQTGAQAFDNGAASEALLADALLPAARFLGLDIAAGTIPAFWQAAIPAWERLLRARNAFRAPLLQGPR, encoded by the coding sequence ATGACAGCGCCAGCACCCTACATCGGCCGTTTCGCCCCGTCCCCCACCGGCCCCCTGCACCTCGGTTCCCTGGTCGCGGCCATGGCCAGCTACCTGGACGCGAAGGCCCATGGCGGCCGGTGGCTGGTGCGTATCGAGGACGTCGACCGCGACCGCAACGTGGCGGGCGCCGACGAGCACATCCTTGCTTCGCTGCGCCGCTGCGGCATGTTCTGGGACGGCGAGGTGACGTGGCAGACGCGCCGCGAAGCGCTGTACGACGCCGCGCTGGCGCAACTTGCCGACCATATCTACCCCTGCGGCTGCTCGCGCCGCGAGATCCTCGATTCGCAGACGCGGCTCGCCGGATCCGGCCACGGCAACGCCGCCCTCGTCTACCCCGGCACTTGCCGCGCCGGCCTTGCCCCTGGCAAGGTGCCGCGCGCGCTGCGCCTGCGCACGCCGGCAGGCGAGGCGCACGTGATCGGCTTCACCGACCGCTGGCACGGGCCGGTCAGCCAGGACATCACGGCCGAGGTGGGCGACTTCGTCATTCGCCGCGCCGACGGCTTCTGGGCCTACCAGCTGGCCGTGGTCGTCGACGACGGCGCGCAGGGCATCACCGATATCGTCCGCGGCGCCGACCTGCTCGATTCCACGCCGCGCCAGCTGTACCTGCAGGATCTGCTGGGACTGCCCCATCCACGCTACCTGCACGTGCCCGTTGTCGTCAACGCCGATGGCGAGAAGCTGTCGAAGCAGACGGGCGCCCAGGCATTCGACAACGGCGCCGCCTCCGAGGCCCTGCTGGCCGATGCGCTGCTGCCGGCCGCGCGCTTCCTCGGCCTGGACATCGCTGCCGGAACGATACCCGCGTTCTGGCAGGCGGCCATCCCGGCCTGGGAAAGGCTGCTGCGAGCGCGCAACGCGTTCCGAGCGCCGCTCTTGCAGGGGCCACGGTAG
- a CDS encoding MFS transporter, giving the protein MVWLMASATGLIVASLYYAQPLVGPISRATGLDAGAAGLIVTLTQLGYCLGMLFIVPLGDLFENRRMIVTALCVSALALAAAAFSTSAAVFLAACFCIGLGSTAAQIIVPFAAHLSRPEKRGQTVGTVVSGLLMGIMLARPVSSLVTDALGWHAIFILSSIWTAALALLLKLRLPLREPEHTSTYAALLGSMWHLLKTTPILRRRAAYQFCMFGAFSLFWTTVPLVLASDAFGLSQTGIAMFALAGIAGAIVSPIAGRRADQGKSRSTTGMALAAGVLSFAVPLLVHGERTFALGLLVAASIVLDAGVSGSLVVGQRAIYSLGADVRSRLNGLYMAIFFMGGALGSMLGAWMYAHHGWQGVLMTGLVFPALGLAVFATEKRQH; this is encoded by the coding sequence ATGGTATGGCTGATGGCAAGCGCCACCGGCCTGATCGTCGCCAGCCTGTATTACGCGCAGCCGCTCGTCGGCCCCATCAGCCGTGCCACGGGCCTCGATGCGGGCGCCGCCGGCCTGATCGTCACACTGACGCAGCTGGGCTACTGCCTCGGCATGCTGTTCATCGTCCCGCTGGGCGACCTGTTCGAAAACCGCCGCATGATCGTCACGGCCCTGTGCGTCTCCGCCCTCGCCCTGGCCGCGGCGGCGTTCAGCACCAGCGCCGCCGTGTTCCTGGCCGCGTGCTTCTGCATCGGCCTCGGGTCCACCGCGGCGCAGATCATCGTGCCGTTCGCGGCGCACCTGTCGCGGCCCGAGAAGCGTGGCCAGACGGTCGGCACCGTGGTCAGCGGCCTGCTGATGGGGATCATGCTGGCGCGACCCGTGTCGAGCCTCGTCACCGATGCGCTGGGCTGGCACGCGATCTTCATCCTGTCGTCGATCTGGACAGCCGCGCTGGCGCTGCTGCTGAAACTGCGCCTGCCGCTGCGCGAACCGGAGCACACCAGCACGTATGCCGCGCTGCTGGGCTCCATGTGGCACCTGCTGAAGACGACGCCGATCCTGCGCCGCCGCGCTGCCTACCAGTTCTGCATGTTCGGCGCCTTCAGCCTGTTCTGGACGACGGTGCCGCTGGTACTGGCCAGCGACGCCTTCGGGCTGTCGCAGACAGGCATCGCCATGTTCGCGCTGGCCGGCATCGCCGGCGCCATCGTCTCGCCGATCGCGGGACGCCGCGCCGACCAGGGCAAATCGCGTTCGACGACAGGCATGGCCCTGGCGGCCGGCGTGCTGTCGTTCGCGGTACCGCTGCTGGTGCACGGCGAGCGCACGTTCGCACTGGGCCTGCTGGTCGCGGCGTCGATCGTGCTGGATGCGGGCGTATCCGGCAGCCTGGTCGTCGGCCAGCGCGCCATCTATTCGCTGGGCGCGGACGTACGCAGCCGCCTGAACGGACTGTACATGGCGATCTTCTTCATGGGCGGCGCGCTGGGCTCGATGCTGGGCGCCTGGATGTATGCCCACCACGGCTGGCAGGGCGTGCTGATGACGGGCCTTGTCTTCCCGGCCCTGGGCCTGGCGGTGTTCGCCACCGAGAAGCGGCAGCACTGA
- a CDS encoding LLM class flavin-dependent oxidoreductase, whose protein sequence is MIPFSILDLSPIAQGSDAGTSLRNTLDLAQHGERWGYNRYWLAEHHGMPGIASAATAVVIAHVAGGTSTIRVGAGGIMLPNHSPLVIAEQFGTLEALFPGRIDLGLGRAPGSDQTTARALRRNLGSDADEFPQDVVELQDYMSESPRQRVLAVPGHGAKVPLWILGSSLFGAQLAAHLGLPYAFASHFAPQMMMQAISMYRNNFKPSAQLDKPYVMLGYNVFAADTDEEAQWRATSMQQAFVNLRTGNPGKLPPPVSNYRDALGPQENAMLDSVLSCSAIGSADTVAAQMKAFIASTQPDELMITSQIFEHSARLRSYEILADVHRAM, encoded by the coding sequence ATGATTCCATTTTCCATACTCGACCTCTCCCCCATCGCGCAAGGCAGCGATGCCGGCACGTCCCTGCGCAACACGCTCGACCTGGCCCAGCACGGCGAACGGTGGGGCTACAACCGCTACTGGCTGGCGGAACACCATGGCATGCCGGGCATCGCCAGCGCGGCGACGGCCGTCGTCATCGCCCACGTGGCGGGCGGCACGTCGACAATCCGCGTCGGCGCCGGCGGCATCATGCTGCCGAACCATTCGCCGCTCGTGATCGCCGAACAATTCGGTACGCTCGAAGCCCTGTTCCCAGGCCGCATCGACCTGGGCCTGGGCCGCGCGCCCGGCTCCGACCAGACCACGGCGCGGGCGCTGCGCCGCAACCTCGGCTCCGACGCGGACGAGTTCCCGCAGGACGTCGTCGAACTGCAGGACTACATGTCCGAATCGCCGCGCCAGCGGGTGCTGGCCGTGCCGGGCCACGGCGCGAAGGTGCCGCTGTGGATCCTCGGCTCCAGCCTGTTCGGCGCCCAGCTGGCCGCGCATCTGGGCCTGCCGTACGCGTTCGCGTCGCACTTCGCGCCGCAGATGATGATGCAGGCGATCAGCATGTACCGGAACAACTTCAAGCCGTCGGCACAGCTGGACAAGCCCTACGTCATGCTCGGCTATAACGTCTTTGCCGCCGACACCGACGAGGAAGCGCAATGGCGTGCCACGTCGATGCAGCAGGCGTTCGTCAACCTGCGCACCGGCAATCCGGGCAAGCTGCCGCCGCCCGTCAGCAATTACCGCGACGCGCTGGGGCCGCAGGAAAACGCGATGCTCGACTCCGTGCTGTCCTGCTCCGCCATCGGTTCGGCAGACACGGTGGCTGCGCAAATGAAAGCGTTCATCGCCAGCACGCAGCCGGACGAACTGATGATCACGTCGCAGATCTTCGAGCACAGCGCGCGCCTGCGCTCCTACGAAATCCTGGCGGACGTGCACCGCGCCATGTAG
- a CDS encoding hybrid sensor histidine kinase/response regulator, which yields MLSCVLPAAIVSGFLIYDHYRVERSSLLAEAMSTARSMVSVVDRDFDTVVTALRTLSVSNDIDMADRTEFRRQAANAHAILPITEIALYDPATHDQLMSTSSRDIATGREPGNSGLLRQVARTAQPAVSGMYRGPGGVATITVAVPVLRDGGVRYILAAQVRPSALNAILTEQKIPDSWRAAILDSGTFIVARNREIELFQGRQPRPEVVARVREQPEDTFDSQTVDDVEVVTLYSRSPKSGWTVMLGVPHRNLTAGLLRTLESLIIATVVLLAMGFGMAWLVGGRIAHSVHALIEPATALGAGKPVQPPAVDFREAQQVADSLSRAAQALAEARDRADQELRERRVAQEALQAADVRKDEFLATLAHELRNPMAPLVNALEILRLPGRTTAAPAANVLDIMERQLRQMVRLVDDLLDVSRITTNKLGIRHEPLVLQDVIAHALETSGPLLQQRRHSLSVHQPDSPIALAGDATRLAQVFSNLLNNAAKYTPNGGRIALHVVPQATGAVRIEISDNGIGIAAGALPQVFDIFFQADRSLGRSQAGLGIGLSLARRLVELHGGTLTATSPGEGLGSTFAIELPVTQGAAPMPHRDNSATLAIPPLRVLVADDNVDHANTLRTLLLAAGQSVQVCYDGLSALRCAEAFAPQIAFLDIGMPRLDGYELARRLRADPNLRDCTLVAVTGWGQLQDQQRSRAAGFDHHIVKPLQLAQLNDLLRARALATADTP from the coding sequence GTGCTCAGCTGTGTGCTGCCGGCCGCCATCGTTTCCGGGTTTCTCATCTATGACCACTACCGGGTCGAACGATCGAGCCTGCTGGCCGAAGCGATGTCGACCGCGCGGTCGATGGTGTCCGTCGTGGATCGGGATTTCGATACCGTGGTGACGGCGCTGCGCACCTTGTCCGTGTCGAACGACATCGACATGGCGGACCGCACGGAATTCCGGCGCCAGGCCGCCAACGCGCACGCCATCCTGCCCATCACGGAAATCGCGCTGTACGATCCCGCCACCCATGACCAGCTGATGAGCACGTCGTCCCGGGACATCGCGACCGGCCGCGAGCCTGGCAACTCGGGCCTGCTGCGCCAGGTCGCACGGACGGCGCAGCCGGCTGTTTCCGGCATGTACCGGGGACCGGGCGGCGTTGCCACGATCACCGTCGCGGTGCCGGTGCTGCGTGACGGCGGCGTGCGCTATATCCTGGCGGCGCAGGTGAGGCCGTCGGCGCTCAACGCCATCCTGACCGAACAGAAAATTCCCGACAGCTGGCGCGCCGCCATTCTTGACAGCGGCACGTTCATTGTCGCCCGCAACCGCGAGATCGAGCTGTTCCAGGGCCGCCAGCCGCGCCCGGAAGTGGTGGCGCGCGTACGCGAACAGCCGGAGGACACGTTCGATTCGCAGACGGTGGACGACGTCGAGGTTGTCACGCTGTACAGCCGCTCGCCCAAGTCCGGCTGGACCGTGATGCTGGGCGTGCCGCATCGCAATCTGACGGCGGGCCTGCTGCGCACGCTCGAATCGCTGATCATCGCCACGGTTGTGCTGCTGGCGATGGGATTTGGCATGGCATGGCTGGTGGGCGGCCGCATCGCCCACTCCGTGCATGCGCTGATCGAGCCGGCCACGGCGCTGGGGGCCGGCAAGCCGGTCCAGCCGCCGGCAGTGGACTTCCGCGAAGCCCAGCAAGTGGCCGATTCCCTGTCGCGCGCCGCCCAGGCGCTGGCGGAGGCACGTGACCGGGCGGACCAGGAACTGCGCGAGCGGCGCGTCGCCCAGGAGGCGCTGCAGGCAGCCGACGTGCGCAAGGACGAATTCCTCGCCACGCTGGCGCACGAGCTGCGCAATCCGATGGCCCCGCTCGTCAATGCACTGGAAATCCTGCGCCTGCCCGGCCGCACAACGGCCGCGCCGGCCGCCAACGTGCTGGACATCATGGAGCGCCAGCTGCGGCAGATGGTCCGCCTGGTGGACGATCTGCTGGACGTCTCCCGCATCACGACTAACAAGCTGGGCATTCGCCACGAACCGCTCGTGCTGCAGGACGTGATCGCCCATGCGCTGGAAACGTCCGGCCCCCTGCTCCAGCAGCGCCGGCACAGCCTGTCCGTGCACCAGCCCGACAGCCCCATCGCACTGGCGGGCGACGCCACCCGCCTCGCGCAGGTGTTTTCCAACCTGCTGAACAACGCGGCCAAGTACACGCCCAACGGCGGCCGCATCGCGCTGCACGTGGTGCCGCAGGCAACGGGCGCCGTACGCATTGAAATCAGCGACAACGGCATCGGCATCGCCGCCGGCGCCCTGCCCCAGGTGTTCGACATCTTCTTCCAGGCCGACCGCTCGCTGGGCCGGTCCCAGGCCGGTCTGGGCATCGGGCTGTCGCTGGCGCGCCGGCTGGTCGAACTGCACGGCGGCACGCTGACGGCCACCAGTCCCGGCGAAGGCCTGGGCAGCACGTTTGCCATCGAGCTGCCCGTGACGCAAGGCGCAGCCCCGATGCCGCACCGCGACAACAGTGCCACGCTGGCGATTCCCCCGCTGCGCGTGCTGGTGGCGGACGACAACGTCGATCACGCCAACACGCTGCGTACGCTGCTGCTGGCCGCCGGCCAGAGTGTGCAGGTCTGCTATGACGGCCTGTCCGCGCTGCGCTGCGCCGAAGCGTTCGCGCCGCAGATCGCGTTCCTCGACATCGGCATGCCCCGGCTGGATGGTTACGAACTGGCGCGCCGGCTGCGCGCCGATCCCAACCTGCGCGACTGCACCCTGGTGGCCGTCACCGGCTGGGGGCAGCTACAGGACCAGCAGCGTTCGCGCGCCGCCGGGTTCGATCACCATATCGTCAAGCCGTTGCAGCTGGCGCAACTCAACGACCTGCTGCGGGCACGTGCGCTGGCAACGGCCGACACCCCCTGA